A DNA window from Daucus carota subsp. sativus chromosome 3, DH1 v3.0, whole genome shotgun sequence contains the following coding sequences:
- the LOC108210567 gene encoding patatin-like protein 2 isoform X1, which translates to MERQLSALLQIPPPTYGKLITILSIDGGGIRGLIPACILEFLESQLQKLDGEKVRLADYFDVIGGTSTGGLMTAMLTVPDEKNHRPLFAAKDIKPFYLEHCPKIFPQENCRGLFGLMRKFCKVFWGPKYDGKYLRDVLTEKLRDSRLDETLTNVVIPTFDIKHLQPKIFSTYEAKKYPCFNARLSDICISTSAAPTYLPAYRFKNCDREFNLIDGGVAANNPTLVALSEVTKQIFENNSDFLPIKATDYGRFLIISVGTGSPEIEQKYDAICAAKWGALGWFIHQGSNPLVEVFTQASGDMVDYHLSVVTQALHCERNYLRIQEDSLTGIDLSIDASTEENLEKLVGIGEKLLKKPVSRINLDTGVYEQVDNGGTNEEALIRFAKLLSEERRLRELKSPRGTNKAWKAQDSPVLF; encoded by the exons ATGGAGAGGCAGCTGTCTGCTTTACTTCAAATTCCGCCCCCAACATATGGGAAGCTAATTACGATTCTCAGTATTGATGGAGGTGGTATTAGAGGACTCATTCCTGCCTGCATTCTTGAGTTTCTTGAGTCGCAACTACAG AAGCTAGATGGTGAAAAAGTAAGACTTGCAGACTATTTTGATGTCATTGGAGGCACTAGCACCGGCGGCCTCATGACAGCGATGCTAACGGTTCCAGATGAAAAAAATCATCGGCCTCTTTTTGCTGCCAAAGATATTAAACCATTTTATCTTGAACACTGCCCGAAAATATTCCCACAGGAGAA CTGCAGGGGCTTGTTTGGTTTGATGAGGAAATTCTGCAAAGTATTTTGGGGTCCTAAGTATGACGGGAAATACCTTCGTGATGTTCTGACAGAAAAGTTGCGAGACAGTAGGCTAGATGAGACACTGACAAATGTGGTTATTCCAACTTTCGACATCAAGCATCTGCAGCCCAAAATCTTTTCTACTTATGAG GCTAAGAAATACCCCTGTTTTAATGCTCGACTATCTGATATATGCATTAGCACCTCAGCAGCTCCGACATACCTTCCTGCATATAGATTCAAGAACTGTGATCGTGAATTCAATCTTATAGACGGTGGTGTTGCAGCCAATAACCCC ACATTGGTGGCATTGAGTGAAGTGACGAAACAGATATTTGAAAACAATTCCGATTTCTTGCCAATAAAGGCCACGGATTATGGTAGGTTTCTGATCATTTCAGTAGGCACAGGCTCCCCAGAGATTgaacagaagtatgatgcaaTATGCGCAGCCAAATGGGGTGCCTTGGGATGGTTTATCCATCAAGGTTCGAATCCATTAGTCGAGGTTTTTACTCAAGCTAGCGGAGATATGGTTGATTACCATCTTTCAGTAGTTACTCAAGCTCTTCACTGTGAAAGAAACTATCTCCGAATCCAG GAGGACTCGTTAACAGGGATAGACTTGTCAATAGATGCATCGACAGAAGAGAACTTGGAAAAGCTAGTTGGAATTGGCGAAAAGTTGTTAAAGAAACCAGTTTCCAGAATTAATTTGGATACTGGTGTATATGAACAAGTAGATAATGGTGGCACAAATGAAGAAGCCTTAATAAG GTTTGCAAAACTTTTATCAGAGGAAAGGAGATTAAGAGAGCTAAAATCTCCTCGCGGAACCAACAAAGCCTGGAAGGCACAAGATAGTCCTGTACTGTTTTAA
- the LOC108214778 gene encoding patatin-like protein 2 — MERLSSLLQIQPPTYGNLITVLSIDGGGIRGLIPATILEFLEAQLQEIDGKDARLADYFDVIGGTSTGGLVTAMITAPDENRRPLFAAKDIKPFYLDNCPKIFPQRSIGGIFGLLRSIFKLFRGPKYDGKYLHGVVREKLRETKLHQTLTNVVIPTFDIKRLQPTIFSTYEAKKNPCFDARLSDICISTSAAPTYLPAYRFSNHDSEGNAREFNLIDGGVAANNPTLVAMTEVTKQIFDGNPDFFPIKPVDYRRFLIISVGTGTAKMEEKYDADSAAKWGVLGWLLHRGSTPLVDVFTQASGDMVDYHLSVVTQALHCEQNYLRIQEDTLTGIDSSVDISTKENLEKLVEIGETLLKKPVSRINLDNGAYERVEDGGTNEDELKKFAKLLSQERSLRELRSPHTNKALKSQAQGQEIIIN; from the exons ATGGAGAGACTATCGTCTTTACTTCAAATTCAGCCCCCGACTTACGGGAACCTGATCACGGTTCTGAGTATCGATGGAGGTGGTATTCGAGGCCTTATTCCTGCCACCATTCTGGAGTTTCTCGAAGCCCAGCTTCAG GAGATAGATGGTAAAGACGCGAGACTTGCAGATTACTTTGATGTTATTGGAGGCACGAGCACTGGTGGACTCGTGACAGCCATGATCACGGCTCCAGATGAAAACAGGCGCCCTCTTTTTGCTGCCAAAGATATCAAGCCTTTTTATCTGGACAACTGCCCGAAGATCTTCCCGCAGAGAAG TATCGGAGGCATATTTGGTTTGCTTAGGAGCATATTCAAACTATTCCGGGGTCCTAAGTATGATGGAAAGTACCTTCATGGcgttgtgagagagaagctaagAGAAACTAAGCTGCATCAGACCTTAACCAATGTGGTTATTCCAACTTTCGATATCAAGCGCCTGCAGCCAACAATCTTTTCGACTTATGAG GCCAAGAAGAACCCGTGTTTTGATGCACGACTATCTGATATATGCATTAGCACCTCTGCTGCTCCGACATACCTTCCTGCATATAGGTTCAGTAACCACGATAGTGAAGGGAATGCTCGTGAATTCAATCTTATAGACGGCGGTGTTGCAGCCAACAATCCG ACACTGGTGGCCATGACAGAAGTGACGAAACAGATATTCGATGGCAACCCCGACTTCTTCCCAATTAAGCCTGTGGACTATCGAAGATTTCTGATCATTTCAGTAGGCACAGGCACCGCAAAGATGGAAGAGAAATATGATGCAGACTCTGCAGCCAAATGGGGAGTCTTGGGATGGTTGCTTCATCGCGGCTCAACTCCATTAGTCGACGTTTTCACTCAAGCCAGTGGAGATATGGTTGATTACCATCTTTCGGTAGTTACTCAAGCCCTTCACTGTGAACAAAACTATCTGCGGATTCAG GAGGACACGTTAACAGGGATAGACTCATCAGTAGATATATCTACGAAAGAGAATTTGGAGAAGCTGGTCGAAATAGGGgagactctgctgaagaagcCAGTTTCAAGAATCAATTTGGATAACGGGGCCTATGAACGCGTAGAAGATGGTGGAACCAATGAAGATGAATTGAAAAAGTTTGCGAAATTGCTGTCACAGGAAAGGAGCCTGAGAGAGCTGAGATCTCCGCACACCAACAAAGCTTTGAAGTCCCAGGCCCAGGGTCAGGAAATCATAATCAACTAG
- the LOC108211583 gene encoding uncharacterized protein LOC108211583 has protein sequence MNPPPKQTPLICFKWPWDANATTPQNPNTTTTSSCNFETPWIFKSMLSITSLASNLITSISKPQFQLKNDRKKLSGDEQAELEQRAFACALASDKEATVLEFYARNCRLCNSLVAFVGEVEKRNEEWLNVVMADAENDKWLPELLHYDVRYVPCFVLLDKNGRALAKTGVPSSRLHVLAGVSHLVKMKSPQRDS, from the exons ATGAATCCACCCCCCAAACAAACCCCCCTGATTTGCTTCAAATGGCCCTGGGACGCCAACGCCACCACGCCTCAAAACCCtaacaccaccaccacctcctcctGCAACTTCGAAACACCATGGATCTTCAAATCAATGCTCTCAATAACTTCACTAGCCTCAAATCTCATCACCTCAATTTCAAAACCCCAGTTCCAATTGAAAAATGATCGCAAGAAATTGAGTGGAGATGAACAGGCGGAGCTGGAGCAGAGAGCGTTCGCGTGCGCGCTCGCGAGCGATAAGGAAGCGACTGTGCTTGAGTTTTATGCGCGGAATTGTCGGCTGTGTAATTCGCTGGTGGCGTTTGTTGGTGAAGTTGAGAAGAGGAATGAGGAGTGGCTTAATGTTGTTATGGCTGATGCGGAGAATGATAAGTGGTTGCCTGAG CTACTCCATTATGACGTACGGTATGTTCCATGCTTTGTGCTGCTTGATAAAAATGGGAGGGCGCTTGCTAAAACTGGTGTTCCCAGCAGTCGGCTGCATGTATTAGCAGGTGTGTCTCATCTAGTCAAAATGAAGAGTCCACAGAGAGATAGTTGA
- the LOC108213430 gene encoding patatin-like protein 2, producing MEGKSSLLQIQPPTYGNLITVLSIDGGGIRGLIPATILDFLESQLQELDGEDARLADYFDVISGTSTGGLVTAMLTAPDEYKRPLFAAKDIKPFYLQHGPKIFPPSGWFGSITSSFKLFLGPKYDGKYLHKVIREKLGKIKLHETLTNVVIPTFDIKHLQPTIFSTFEAKKYPSFDAQLSDICISTSAAPTYLPAHKFETYFSDGNVREFNLIDGGVAANDPTLVAMTEVTKQIAEGNPDYLSIKPVDYARYLIISVGTGSAKNEKKYDAETASKWGAKGWLLYQGSNPLIDVFTQASADMADYHLSVVTQAIHSENNYLRIQDDTLTGTDSSTDLSTKENMDRLVVIGENLLKKRVSRINLHNGDHEEVDNAGTNAEELKRFAKLLSEERRLRELKSLQTNKGLKSEARDLTS from the exons ATGGAGGGAAAATCATCTCTACTTCAAATCCAGCCCCCAACATATGGGAACCTAATTACTGTCCTCAGTATCGACGGAGGTGGCATCAGAGGTCTCATTCCTGCCACCATTCTCGACTTTCTCGAATCTCAACTTCAG GAGCTGGATGGTGAAGATGCGAGACTCGCTGATTACTTCGATGTCATTTCGGGCACGAGCACTGGTGGTCTCGTGACAGCTATGCTAACTGCACCTGATGAATACAAGCGTCCTCTGTTTGCTGCCAAAGATATCAAGCCTTTTTATCTCCAACACGGCCCGAAAATATTTCCACCGAG CGGCTGGTTTGGTTCGATCACTAGTTCATTCAAACTATTCTTGGGTCCTAAGTACGACGGAAAATACCTTCACAAGGTTATAAGAGAAAAGCTAGGCAAGATTAAGCTGCACGAGACATTAACCAACGTCGTGATCCCAACTTTCGATATCAAACATCTGCAGCCCACAATCTTTTCTACATTTGAG GCCAAGAAGTATCCGTCTTTTGATGCTCAGCTATCTGATATATGCATTAGCACCTCTGCTGCTCCAACATACCTTCCTGCACATAAGTTCGAGACCTACTTTAGCGATGGGAACGTTCGTGAATTCAATCTTATAGACGGTGGTGTTGCAGCCAATGACCCG ACACTGGTTGCAATGACTGAAGTGACAAAACAGATAGCTGAGGGTAACCCGGACTACTTGTCGATCAAGCCTGTGGACTATGCTCGGTATCTGATAATTTCAGTAGGCACAGGTTctgcaaaaaatgaaaaaaaatatgatgcAGAAACTGCATCCAAATGGGGCGCCAAGGGATGGTTGCTTTATCAAGGCTCGAATCCATTAATTGATGTTTTTACGCAAGCAAGTGCAGATATGGCTGATTACCATCTTTCTGTAGTTACTCAAGCTATTCATTCTGAAAATAACTATCTCAGAATTCAG GACGACACATTAACAGGGACAGACTCATCTACTGATTTATCAACCAAAGAGAACATGGACAGGCTAGTCGTTATCGGTGAGAATCTGTTGAAGAAACGAGTTTCCAGAATAAATTTGCATAACGGAGATCACGAAGAAGTAGATAATGCTGGAACCAACGCAGAAGAATTAAAAAG GTTTGCGAAATTGCTGTCAGAAGAAAGGAGACTGAGAGAGCTGAAATCTCTACAGACCAACAAAGGTTTAAAGTCCGAGGCTCGTGATCTTACTAGCTAG
- the LOC108213338 gene encoding patatin-like protein 2 produces the protein MERLSSLLRIPPPTYGKLITVLSIDGGGIRGLIPATILEFLESKFQELDGKDARLADYFDVIAGTSTGGLVTAMLTAPDENRRPLFAAKDIKPFYLQHGPKIFPPRSAFKQLLGPKHDGKYLHDVVREKLRDTRLHQTLTNVVIPTFDIKHLQPTIFSTYEAKKYPCFNARLSDICISTSAAPTYLPAYRFNNYDSQGNVREFNLIDGGVAANDPTLVAITEVTKQIFEGNSDFLPIKPTDYGRYLIISVGTGSAKIEQRYDAKRAAKWGLLGWLRHQGSNPLVDVFTQASGDMVDYHLSIVTQSLHCERNYLRIQEDTLTGIDSSVDTSTKENLKRLVGIGENLLKKPVSRINLHNGAHEEVENGGTNEEELTRFAKLLSEERRFRELRSPRINRA, from the exons ATGGAGAGATTATCGTCTTTGCTTCGAATCCCGCCACCAACATATGGAAAATTAATTACTGTTCTCAGTATCGACGGAGGTGGTATTAGAGGCCTTATTCCTGCCACCATTCTGGAATTCCTCGAATCCAAGTTCCAG GAGCTAGATGGCAAAGATGCGAGACTTGCTGATTACTTTGATGTCATTGCGGGCACGAGCACTGGTGGTCTCGTGACGGCTATGCTAACCGCACCAGATGAAAACAGGCGGCCTCTGTTTGCTGCTAAAGATATCAAGCCTTTTTATCTCCAACACGGTCCCAAAATATTCCCACCAAG GAGTGCATTCAAACAATTACTAGGCCCCAAGCATGACGGAAAATACCTTCATGATGTTGTGCGAGAAAAGCTAAGGGACACGAGGCTGCATCAAACATTGACGAATGTAGTTATTCCTACTTTCGACATCAAACATCTGCAGCCCACAATCTTCTCCACTTATGAG GCCAAGAAGTACCCATGTTTTAATGCTCGGCTATCTGATATCTGCATTAGTACCTCTGCTGCTCCAACATACCTTCCTGCCTATAGGTTCAATAACTACGATAGCCAAGGGAACGTCCGTGAATTCAATCTTATAGACGGTGGTGTTGCAGCCAATGATCCC ACCTTGGTTGCAATCACTGAAGTCACGAAACAGATATTCGAGGGTAATTCAGATTTCTTGCCAATAAAGCCGACGGATTATGGTCGGTATCTGATAATTTCAGTAGGCACGGGCTCTGCGAAGATTGAACAAAGATATGATGCGAAAAGAGCAGCCAAATGGGGTCTTTTGGGATGGTTGCGCCATCAGGGCTCGAATCCATTGGTGGATGTTTTTACGCAAGCTAGTGGAGATATGGTTGATTACCATCTTTCTATAGTCACTCAATCTCTTCACTGTGAAAGAAATTATCTCAGAATTCAG gAGGACACCTTAACAGGGATAGACTCATCAGTAGACACATCCACCAAAGAGAACTTGAAAAGGCTAGTCGGAATCGGTGAGAATCTGTTGAAGAAACCAGTTTCCAGAATAAACTTGCATAATGGTGCTCATGAAGAAGTTGAAAACGGTGGAACCAATGAAGAAGAATTAACAAG GTTTGCGAAACTGTTGTCAGAAGAAAGGAGATTTAGAGAGCTAAGATCTCCACGCATCAACAGAGCCTAA
- the LOC108214777 gene encoding uncharacterized protein LOC108214777 yields MSICCLATTLTRRYYSHSNLSPPSKSLLSPRSLSLLFSPKPIITPHSHSHSRTRQYTPMSSALPQPIGTPIESPYGSWKSPITSDVVSGSDKRLGGFGVDSRGQFYWTESRPNESGRSVLVKESPKAEDEPIDITPGGFAVRTLAQEYGGGAFKISGDTVVFSNYKDQRLYKQSIHSKDSVPVPLTPDYGGPLVSYADGEFDSRFDRYVTVMEDGRESRLNTTTTIASIDLNSDNIQEPQVLVGGNDFYAFPRMDPKGERIAWIEWGHPNMPWDRSELWVGYISSKGDICRRICVAGGDSNIVESPTEPKWTSEGELFFVTDRTNGFWNIYKWVESKNEVLPVYPLNAEFARPLWVFGMNSYEFLEQKHLIACTYRQNGRSFIGILDYAKNKMSMLDIPFTDINNITAGSRCLYIEGASGVLPLSIAKVTLDAQQLKAVDFRIVWSSSANFSKYKSYFSLPEVIEFPTKVHGQNAYAYYYPPTNPIYQASKDEKPPLLLKSHGGPTAETRGILNLSIQYWTSRGWGYVDVNYGGSTGYGREYRERLLGQWGIVDVDDCCSCAEFLVDNGKVDGRRLCITGSSAGGYTTLAALAFRKTFSAGASLYGIADLKLLKEETHKFESRYMDNLIGSEKEYFERSPINFADKFSCPIILFQGLEDRVVPPAQARKIYQALKEKGLPVALVEYEAEQHGFRKAENIKFTIEQQMLFFARLVGQFKVADEITSIKIDNFD; encoded by the exons ATGTCAATTTGCTGCCTAGCCACCACACTCACTCGCCGCTACTACTCTCACTCaaatctctctcccccctcaaaatctctcctctctccccGCTCTCTCTCCCTCTTATTCTCTCCCAAACCTATCATCACTCCTCACTCTCACTCTCACTCTCGTACTCGTCAATACACACCAATGTCTTCCGCTTTGCCACAACCTATAGGCACACCAATTGAATCACCTTATGGCTCCTGGAAGTCTCCGATCACTTCTGATGTTGTTTCAGGTTCCGATAAGCGTCTCGGTGGCTTCGGTGTTGACTCTCGCGGTCAGTTTTATTGGACCGAGTCTCGGCCTAATGAATCAGG TCGATCAGTTCTAGTTAAGGAGTCTCCTAAAGCTGAGGATGAGCCTATTGATATTACACCGGGAGGATTTGCGGTCAGGACTTTGGCTCAGGAATATGGAGGTGGCGCTTTTAAGATTTCAGGAGATACTGTTGTGTTTTCCAATTACAAGGATCAGAGATTGTACAAGCAGTCTATTCACTCTAAAG ATTCTGTTCCGGTGCCGCTTACACCGGATTATGGTGGACCTCTTGTTTCTTATGCAGACGGGGAGTTTGACTCTCGGTTTGACCGATATGTCACTGTAATGGAAG ATGGTCGTGAAAGTAGGTTAAATACAACAACAACGATTGCATCAATAGATCTTAACAGTGACAATATCCAGG AGCCGCAAGTATTAGTTGGTGGCAATGACTTCTATGCTTTCCCTCGCATGGATCCTAAAGGAGAACGGATCGCATGGATTGAATGGGGACACCCGAACATGCCATGGGATAGATCGGAACTTTGGGTAGGCTATATATCAAGTAAAGG AGATATTTGTCGGCGCATATGTGTTGCTGGTGGTGATTCTAACATTGTTGAGTCCCCAACAGAACCAAAATGGACTTCTGAAG GGGAGCTATTCTTTGTTACGGATAGGACAAATGGATTTTGGAATATCTATAAATGG GTTGAATCTAAAAATGAGGTGTTGCCGGTTTATCCATTGAATGCGGAGTTTGCAAGGCCGCTATGGGTTTTTGGCATGAATTCATATGAATTTTTGGAGCAAAAACATTTAATTGCTTGCACTTACAG GCAGAACGGAAGATCGTTTATTGGAATTTTGGATTATGCTAAAAACAAAATGTCCATGTTAGATATCCCTTTTACagatataaataatatt ACCGCGGGATCCCGCTGCTTATACATTGAGGGGGCATCTGGAGTTCTTCCTTTGTCAATAGCGAAG GTAACTTTAGATGCTCAGCAACTAAAAGCAGTTGATTTCAGGATCGTTTGGTCTTCTTCagctaatttttcaaaatacaaaTCATATTTTAGCTTGCCAGAAGTAATTGAGTTTCCAACTAAAGTACATGGTCAAAATGCATACGCATACTATTATCCACCAACTAACCCCATCTATCAAGCTAGTAAGGACGAAAAGCCTCCACTATtgctgaaaagtcatg GAGGGCCTACAGCTGAAACTCGTGGAATATTGAATCTTAGCATCCAGTATTGGACGAGTCGAGGTTGGGGTTATGTTGATGTAAATTATGGTGGAAGTACTG GTTATGGAAGAGAATATAGAGAGAGGCTCCTAGGACAGTGGGGTATTGTTGATGTTGATGACTGTTGCAGTTGTGCTGAATTTCTG GTGGACAATGGAAAAGTTGATGGTCGGAGATTATGTATCACTGGGAGCTCAGCTGGTGGGTACACAACGTTGGCTGCACTTGCATTTAGAAAAACATTCAGTGCTGGTGCATCCTTATATGGC ATTGCGGACTTAAAATTGTTAAAGGAAGAAACTCACAAATTTGAATCCCGTTATATGGACAATCTTATTG GAAGCGAAAAGGAATACTTTGAGAGGTCACCCATCAATTTTGCTGATAAGTTCTCTTGTCCCATAATCCTTTTCCAGGGTTTAGAAGACAGG GTCGTCCCACCAGCTCAAGCACGCAAAATTTACCAGGCACTGAAGGAGAAGGGATTGCCAGTTGCTTTGGTGGAGTACGAAGCAGAGCAGCATGGATTCCGTAAG GCTGAAAACATCAAGTTCACAATTGAACAACAAATGTTGTTTTTTGCACGTTTAGTGGGGCAATTTAAGGTGGCAGATGAAATCACTTCCATTAAGATTGACAACTTTGATtga
- the LOC108210567 gene encoding patatin-like protein 2 isoform X2, whose translation MEVVLEDSFLPAFLSFLSRNYSCRGLFGLMRKFCKVFWGPKYDGKYLRDVLTEKLRDSRLDETLTNVVIPTFDIKHLQPKIFSTYEAKKYPCFNARLSDICISTSAAPTYLPAYRFKNCDREFNLIDGGVAANNPTLVALSEVTKQIFENNSDFLPIKATDYGRFLIISVGTGSPEIEQKYDAICAAKWGALGWFIHQGSNPLVEVFTQASGDMVDYHLSVVTQALHCERNYLRIQEDSLTGIDLSIDASTEENLEKLVGIGEKLLKKPVSRINLDTGVYEQVDNGGTNEEALIRFAKLLSEERRLRELKSPRGTNKAWKAQDSPVLF comes from the exons ATGGAGGTGGTATTAGAGGACTCATTCCTGCCTGCATTCTTGAGTTTCTTGAGTCGCAACTACAG CTGCAGGGGCTTGTTTGGTTTGATGAGGAAATTCTGCAAAGTATTTTGGGGTCCTAAGTATGACGGGAAATACCTTCGTGATGTTCTGACAGAAAAGTTGCGAGACAGTAGGCTAGATGAGACACTGACAAATGTGGTTATTCCAACTTTCGACATCAAGCATCTGCAGCCCAAAATCTTTTCTACTTATGAG GCTAAGAAATACCCCTGTTTTAATGCTCGACTATCTGATATATGCATTAGCACCTCAGCAGCTCCGACATACCTTCCTGCATATAGATTCAAGAACTGTGATCGTGAATTCAATCTTATAGACGGTGGTGTTGCAGCCAATAACCCC ACATTGGTGGCATTGAGTGAAGTGACGAAACAGATATTTGAAAACAATTCCGATTTCTTGCCAATAAAGGCCACGGATTATGGTAGGTTTCTGATCATTTCAGTAGGCACAGGCTCCCCAGAGATTgaacagaagtatgatgcaaTATGCGCAGCCAAATGGGGTGCCTTGGGATGGTTTATCCATCAAGGTTCGAATCCATTAGTCGAGGTTTTTACTCAAGCTAGCGGAGATATGGTTGATTACCATCTTTCAGTAGTTACTCAAGCTCTTCACTGTGAAAGAAACTATCTCCGAATCCAG GAGGACTCGTTAACAGGGATAGACTTGTCAATAGATGCATCGACAGAAGAGAACTTGGAAAAGCTAGTTGGAATTGGCGAAAAGTTGTTAAAGAAACCAGTTTCCAGAATTAATTTGGATACTGGTGTATATGAACAAGTAGATAATGGTGGCACAAATGAAGAAGCCTTAATAAG GTTTGCAAAACTTTTATCAGAGGAAAGGAGATTAAGAGAGCTAAAATCTCCTCGCGGAACCAACAAAGCCTGGAAGGCACAAGATAGTCCTGTACTGTTTTAA
- the LOC108210569 gene encoding patatin-like protein 2, with product MERQSSLLQIPPPTYGNLITVLSIDGGGIRGLIPSAILEFLESQLQELDGEDARLADYFDVIGGTSTGGLVTAMLTVPDKNKRPLFAAKDIKPFYLEHCPKIFPQKSIWGIFGLLRKLIKLLGGPKYDGKYLHGVVREKLRETKLHQTLTNVVIPTFDIKCLQPIIFSTYEAKKNPCVDARLSDICISTSAAPTYLPAYRFSNCDTEGNVREYNLIDGGVAANNPTLVAMSEVTKQIYDGNQDFYPIKPADYGRFLIISLGTGCAKIEEKYNADSAAKWGVLGWLIHQGSTPLVDVFTQASGDMVDYHISVLTQALHSEENYLRIQDDTLTGIDSSVDISTKGNLEKLVGIGENLLKKPVSRINLDNGIYEEVKDGGTNEEALKRFAKLLSDERRLREIRSPHRTTAENPKNA from the exons ATGGAGAGACAATCTTCGCTGCTTCAGATTCCGCCCCCAACTTATGGGAACCTAATCACTGTTCTCAGTATCGACGGAGGTGGTATCAGAGGTCTCATTCCTTCTGCTATTCTTGAGTTTCTTGAATCTCAACTTCAG GAGCTAGATGGTGAAGATGCGAGGCTTGCTGATTACTTTGATGTCATCGGAGGCACGAGCACTGGTGGTCTCGTAACAGCCATGCTAACTGTCCCGGATAAAAACAAGCGTCCTCTTTTTGCTGCCAAAGATATCAAGCCTTTTTATCTCGAACATTGCCCAAAAATATTCCCACAAAAGAG TATCTGGGGAATATTTGGTTTGCTTCGGAAACTAATCAAATTACTTGGGGGTCCTAAGTATGATGGAAAATACCTTCATGGtgttgtgagagagaagctaagAGAAACTAAGCTGCATCAGACCTTAACCAATGTAGTTATTCCAACTTTCGATATCAAGTGTTTGCAGCCCATAATCTTTTCGACTTATGAG GCCAAGAAGAACCCATGTGTTGATGCTCGACTATCTGATATATGCATTAGTACTTCTGCAGCTCCGACGTACCTTCCTGCATATCGGTTCAGTAACTGCGATACTGAAGGGAATGTTCGTGAATACAATCTTATAGACGGCGGTGTTGCAGCCAATAACCCT ACATTGGTTGCCATGAGTGAAGTAACGAAACAGATATACGATGGAAATCAAGATTTCTATCCAATAAAGCCAGCGGATTATGGTCGGTTTCTGATCATTTCACTAGGGACTGGCTGTGCAAAGATTGAAGAGAAATATAATGCAGATAGTGCGGCCAAATGGGGCGTTTTGGGATGGTTGATTCATCAAGGCTCAACTCCATTAGTCGATGTTTTTACTCAGGCCAGTGGAGACATGGTTGATTACCATATTTCCGTACTTACTCAAGCTCTTCATTCTGAAGAAAACTATCTCAGAATTCAG GACGACACGTTAACAGGGATCGACTCATCAGTAGACATATCAACAAAAGGGAACTTGGAAAAGCTGGTCGGAATCGGTGAAAATCTGTTGAAGAAGCCAGTTTCGAGAATTAATCTGGATAATGGAATCTACGAAGAAGTCAAGGATGGTGGCACTAATGAAGAAGCCTTAAAAAG GTTTGCGAAGTTACTGTCAGATGAAAGGAGATTGAGAGAGATAAGGTCTCCACACAGAACCACAGCAGAAAATCCCAAAAATGCATAG